The DNA region GTGTGCAGAACAACCACTTCTCATTTGATATCATTTATACCATTTACGATCTATTTACCGTCTCAGTTCTTGTGACTTTGTGGTGATTACTTCAGTCAAAGTTAGCACAATTGGTGGTATTCTATTCCCCTTTTGAGTCACTCCGATTTCTTTGTTTTAATGGTTAGCTTTCAGAAAAAGTTTATAGACTTGATGGATATAGATTTAAATGAGATTTTAGAATGGTTTAGCTAAAATTACATTAAATCTTTCACTTCtcctaaaatgattttttaacacttaaaatcacttcaaattttcTATTCAATATATACTTGttattgttttaatttgaaatttttgactGGTTATTAGTTtgataatattatttcaattcGTCGGTTTAAGTGACCATCTCCTAAGAGcaaaatactatttattttacttttattttattgttactTTTCTGTGTtatattcaaattattattttttattgtggGTGAATTAGTTTCAGATCAATTTAGCAATTTACAtcggtttgaatttttttaaagacgAGTTACCGTCAATTTTAACCTTTTTGGTATAATTCACATTCGCACTATTGAGCGAGTGAGCGCCAAGGAAGTATTAATTCTTCTTAGatggtgtatatttttaaagCATCACTTTTCCTTATTTTTCCTCTTATTAAATCAACAATTAAAGCCGAATATATCATTGAAAGATATAATCGCGTATTAGAGAGATTTATGGTATTACTgacataattaatatacatattagGATTCTCTCTATTGATTGTGAATCTAAATAAACGTAGTATATATACTTTGCCTTTGTTAATGGAATAGCACAACACATCTCCCTCATTCTATAAGAAATGGAGAGGTCAATTTCATATGTATTATTCGTCACCTTCTTTGTCATGTCTACGCTAGGTATATTACATCTTCTAGTTTTCGTGTTTTTGGGTATAGTATACCTTCTACAGTTTTAAAACTTCTCACTATGATTCagttaacattttttatttaatacattaCACGCTTTTAACTGCCAACAACTTTGCCTTGATTGTATATTTTGTTCTTGTAATGTATATGATTCTTGAACATTGTCAAAAACACAAGtcattttatacaaatatttatgttttctctGTATTTTTTATTACAGTTATGACTGAGGGACAAGGGAATTTGTGCAGAGATGGTCTAGGCACTTGTGAAAACTGTGACCAGAAATGTAAAACTAAGCACGGACCATCAAGCCAAAGCAACTGCGACCATAGTGTTGGAGTGGCACTATGCACGTGCTTTTACCAATGTACTCCTCCGAAACCTTCGCCGCCGCCGACACGGCACACTTGCAACAATGGAACTACTCTATGCACTGAGTGTTCGGACAATTGCTGTGACACAAACTGCGCAAAGTCGAATAACGGTGGACATCGAATTGGTAATTCCATAGGTATTACACTAATACTCATCTTTGTTTGTGTCAGTACCCTTGCTAGAAT from Raphanus sativus cultivar WK10039 chromosome 8, ASM80110v3, whole genome shotgun sequence includes:
- the LOC108834056 gene encoding defensin-like protein 182; the encoded protein is MERSISYVLFVTFFVMSTLVMTEGQGNLCRDGLGTCENCDQKCKTKHGPSSQSNCDHSVGVALCTCFYQCTPPKPSPPPTRHTCNNGTTLCTECSDNCCDTNCAKSNNGGHRIGNSIAFPVFLLLAFGCLGSL